A genomic window from Arvicola amphibius chromosome 5, mArvAmp1.2, whole genome shotgun sequence includes:
- the LOC119815393 gene encoding histone H3.3A-like, producing RRRRLSKSTGGKAPRKQLATKAARKTAPSTGGVKKPHRYRPGTVALREIRRYQKSTELLIRKLAFQRLVREIAQDFKTDLRFQSAAIAALQEASEAYLVGLFEDTNLCAIHAKRVTIMPKDIQMAENVLKSPL from the coding sequence CGCCGGCGCCGCCTCTCGAAATCTACTGGTGGTAAAGCACCCAGGAAACAACTGGCTACAAAAGCCGCTCGCAAGACTGCGCCCTCTACTGGAGGGGTGAAGAAACCTCATCGTTACAGGCCTGGTACTGTGGCACTCCGTGAAATCAGACGCTATCAGAAATCCACTGAACTTCTGATCCGCAAACTCGCCTTCCAGCGTCTGGTGCGAGAAATTGCTCAGGACTTCAAAACAGATCTGCGCTTCCAGAGTGCAGCTATTGCTGCTTTGCAGGAGGCAAGTGAGGCCTATCTGGTTGGCCTTTTTGAAGATACCAACCTGTGTGCTATCCATGCCAAACGTGTAACAATTATGCCAAAAGATATCCAGATGGCAGAGAACGTGCTTAAGAGTCCACTATGA
- the LOC119815818 gene encoding LOW QUALITY PROTEIN: olfactory receptor 4P4-like (The sequence of the model RefSeq protein was modified relative to this genomic sequence to represent the inferred CDS: inserted 2 bases in 2 codons) has translation MENHKYATEFVFIXLCENRQVELLFFLLFLLCYRAVLXGNSIILDIITCSHLTEQPLYYCLCHLSLMDLCCTSTVVPRLTRDLAATRKNISYSECMTQLFTYHLLAGVEIFILVSMALDRYVAIVKPLHYVIIMNRRRCHVLTAMKPWAVGFWHSIALLLMVLSLPFCGPNHINHYLCDVKPLLKLLCKDIYVVSILVIANARMVLVAIILVLVASYILVVYNLRTRSSAGRRKALLTCSSHVMVVVLFFVPCIYIYILPAGSENKDKEISVFYTVIAPMLNPLIYTLRNSEMKGIMHKVWSRMSHSEVK, from the exons ATGGAAAATCATAAATATGCCACTGAGTTCGTTTTTA GCCTTTGTGAAAACAGACAAGTAGAGCTGCTGTTCTTCCTCTTGTTCCTGCTGTGTTACAGGGCTGTCT ATGGGAACTCCATCATTCTAGACATCATCACTTGCAGCCACTTAACTGAACAACCGT TGTATTACTGTCTTTGCCACCTTTCCCTCATGGACCTCTGCTGCACCTCCACTGTGGTTCCCAGGCTCACTAGGGACTTGGCTGCTACAAGAAAGAACATTTCCTATAGTGAATGCATGACCCAGCTCTTCACTTATCACTTGCTGGCAGGTGTGGAAATCTTCATCCTGGTGTCCATGGCCTTGGACCGCTATGTTGCCATTGTCAAACCTCTGCACTACGTGATAATCATGAACAGAAGGAGATGTCATGTACTGACTGCTATGAAACCCTGGGCAGTGGGTTTCTGGCACTCTATTGCTTTACTTCTCATGGTGCTCAGTCTGCCTTTCTGTGGTCCCAACCACATCAATCACTACCTGTGTGATGTCAAGCCTCTTTTGAAACTGCTCTGCAAAGATATCTATGTTGTTAGCATTTTAGTAATTGCCAATGCTAGGATGGTGCTCGTTGCCATTATTCTTGTTCTAGTTGCTTCTTACATACTCGTTGTGTATAATCTGAGGACAAGATCATCTGCAGGGCGACGCAAAGCTCTCTTAACCTGTAGTTCTCACGTAATGgtggtagttttattttttgttccctgtatttatatttacattctACCTGCAGGAAGTGAGAATAAGGATAAGGAAATTTCTGTGTTTTACACTGTGATTGCCCCCATGCTGAATCCCCTCATCTACACTCTGAGAAACAGTGAGATGAAAGGCATCATGCATAAGGTGTGGTCTCGAATGTCACATTCAGAggtgaaataa